Genomic DNA from Filimonas effusa:
CTACTTTACTGTCACGCTCCACCCGCTACATACCTGCTTCCTTATCATCCGTCGCCCGCCATCCCCCGCTCTTCGGTTTTATACCCCGCCCGTTAGCTTTGCTGGTTCATATCTCTCTGCAATCAATGCTGCATACGCTACGCGCTTCTATCATCCATCACCTGCTTATATACTCCTTCCAGCCTTGAGCTTCGCCAATAGCAATGAAAATGCTGCATTTGGCATTAGACTAAAGTTTTTCAGCGAAGCAGTGCTCTGCAATGAGAACAATCCTTTGTTCGAAGAAGTTGCACTTGCTTTTACACAGTTTATGAAAAGTCTAAAGAAATAACGATAGAGACTACACGGCTCAATAAATGTGACGAACGCTGACGCATCGAAGGTCTTTATCACAATAGTGGGTATCTGTCATCCGCTTTGTTGGGAGAAAATGCCGGATGATGGACTATTTAAAGACAAAAAAGCCCCCCGCTGTCTTACGGGGAGCTTGAACAACAATTAAAACCTAAGATATATCGTATTAACTATATCAATCCCGGCTACTTTACAATTCTTTCTGCTACTCCATTTCTCTCAAGTGCATCTATAGTCCTATTTTGCCTTCGTTAATCTTACCTTATACATATGCGATACCCAGAATGTTACAGCGAGTATTAGCACAAGTCCTACAGCAGACCCTTCAAATCCAAAGCTGCCACCGGTAATAAAGCTTGGGCCCGATGCAGATTGCTGTATGATGCTGTTCACCGATATGCCGTTTACAGGATAACCTAATATCGGCCCCTGCAGGAATGTCCAGCCAAAATGGAGGAAGATACCAAACCAGAGGTTCTGTGTATAGATATAATTGATGCCTAACATTAACCCTGCGGCAAACAATGTCACCAGGGGTAAAATACCGATACCGGGATTCGTTAAATGCACGAGCGCAAACAAGAAAGCACTGAGCATCAGCGCCACCGCAGGAGGCATACTCTGCATCAGGTTGCGTAGAATATAACCCCTGAAAATAACTTCTTCCAATACGGATACCAGGGCAAAAAATACCGCCGCATATAGTAATTGAAGCGGATCAGGAATGACAACAGTGAGCGTAAGGCTGCCGGTAAGAATAAGCAATAAGGTGCCGGTAGTAGTGATATGAATGGCAGAGAACATGCCACCCCATGCG
This window encodes:
- a CDS encoding DUF3861 family protein; its protein translation is YFTVTLHPLHTCFLIIRRPPSPALRFYTPPVSFAGSYLSAINAAYATRFYHPSPAYILLPALSFANSNENAAFGIRLKFFSEAVLCNENNPLFEEVALAFTQFMKSLKK
- a CDS encoding CPBP family intramembrane glutamic endopeptidase; this translates as MYKKPLIGSGLLRVLIFIFFVVTIAVLLYIPVFKRFLPSDPGSPEAQKFPQVILYYLITNGFMLLPVIVCCKWIDRRPLSYLGFKWEGFEGDAWGGMFSAIHITTTGTLLLILTGSLTLTVVIPDPLQLLYAAVFFALVSVLEEVIFRGYILRNLMQSMPPAVALMLSAFLFALVHLTNPGIGILPLVTLFAAGLMLGINYIYTQNLWFGIFLHFGWTFLQGPILGYPVNGISVNSIIQQSASGPSFITGGSFGFEGSAVGLVLILAVTFWVSHMYKVRLTKAK